One genomic region from Equus caballus isolate H_3958 breed thoroughbred chromosome 4, TB-T2T, whole genome shotgun sequence encodes:
- the AGBL3 gene encoding cytosolic carboxypeptidase 3 isoform X5 produces the protein MYLTKEISNQILEEMSEDSEKEDYSDRTISDEDESDADTFMKFVSEDIHQCALLTADSISDPFFPRTTQILLEYQLGRWVPRLREPRDLYGVSSSGPLSPTRWPHNCEVIDEKVQHIAILTGVR, from the exons ATGTACCTAACAAAAGAAATTTCGAACCAAATACTGGAAGAGATGTCAGAAGATTCAGAAAAGGAAGACTATTCAGACAGAACAATCAGTGATGAAGATGAATCA GATGCAGATACCTTCATGAAATTTGTAAGTGAAGATATCCACCAGTGTGCACTTTTAACAG CTGACTCTATTAGTGACCCATTTTTCCCCCGGACAACACAGATACTGTTGGAATATCAGCTAGGGAGATGGGTGCCACGTCTTCGTGAACCACGAGATTTATATGGTGTCTCTTCTTCTGGTCCGCTGAGCCCAACACGGTGGCCACACAACTGTGAGGTCATTGATGAAAAAGTCCAGCATATTG ccatcctaacaggtgtgagatga